ACCCAATCCCTTCCCAAAGAGCATCTATGAAAATATTGCTTTCGGTGCTCGCATTAATGGATATAACGGCGATATGGATGAATTGGTTGAACGCTCACTACGTCAAGCAGCAATATGGGATGAATGCAAAGACAAACTTAAAGAGAGTGGAAATTCCCTTTCCGGTGGCCAACAGCAACGTCTTTGTATTGCACGCACCATAGCGATCGAGCCTGAAGTGATCTTGATGGATGAACCATGTTCTGCACTCGATCCGATCTCAACCTTGAAAATTGAGGAAACCATCCATGAGCTTAAAAATAATTTCACGATCGTAATCGTGACTCATAATATGCAGCAGGCTGTACGTGTCAGTGACATGACAGCATTCTTTAATGCTGAGGCTGTAGACGGAGAATCAGGAAAAGTGGGGTATCTCGTAGAATTTAATGACACAGATAAGATTTTCAATGCTCCCTCACAGCAGGCTACTAGGGATTACGTCTCTGGTCGTTTTGGTTGATTGAATCGGTATGACGACCCCCTGTCTTTACTTCCTGTAGGACTATTTCCGATTGAATTGATTGAATAGATCAAGGAGCCCTTGATGCTCTCCACCCATTCATGAGCTTTGATGTTCATCTAAGAGATTTTTTGATTCCGCTTCATTCGCTAAAAGTGCTCCGTCTGTCGTTCTTTCTTGATGTGTGTGGATCCAACGATGCCAGATCGCTGATGCCCCCCTTTCAATGGTTGACTCTTTCAATGGCTGACTCGAGTCCAATCAAAAACCCCTCGCA
The window above is part of the Synechococcus sp. WH 8020 genome. Proteins encoded here:
- the pstB gene encoding phosphate ABC transporter ATP-binding protein PstB translates to MTALSSTELREPNLDTCLSIQNTTISYGEFEALKNVFCDIPRGKVTAFIGPSGCGKSTLLRGLNRMNDLIEGCTLKGRILFDGADLYAPEVDPVEVRRRIGMVFQQPNPFPKSIYENIAFGARINGYNGDMDELVERSLRQAAIWDECKDKLKESGNSLSGGQQQRLCIARTIAIEPEVILMDEPCSALDPISTLKIEETIHELKNNFTIVIVTHNMQQAVRVSDMTAFFNAEAVDGESGKVGYLVEFNDTDKIFNAPSQQATRDYVSGRFG